CTAATGGACTGAAATGAATTTAAGtctgttttacatttatatgTGATTCgctgatatgtgtgtgtttttgttttttattttaagtttatctTTTTAAAGTTAATGAGGTCATGTTGTTGGGGTCGCATCATTCAGTCCTCCTAAAGCAGAACACATTTGTTTATAGTTACCTTTCTTCATACTGAAGATTACTGTAGCTGTCTGATAGAACTTATATTTAAACATCCTGTGATTTAGTAGTTGGGGGTGGGTGTAATAACActaatgatcaatctgtcttttctTCTCTTAAACATTGTTTTAGTGGCAAACAATCATCAGCCATTGACAattaatatactgtatttgtATGATGGCGCGCATGTTGAATTTTTACTCATCGCCGTATCATGCTTATTATCTTTTGAATTCAACATGTACACCAAATTTGTCCAATTTACTGTATGAGAAGGACATTTTGCAGATAACATATTGGGATGAATTCTTTTAGCAAACCAAATCTATAATTGATAAGCTTGAAACAAGCTCTAAATTCAGAGAGAGCAAAGTGTCAAACCTGAACATGAATGAGGAACCTAATGTAGTGAATGTTTAACCATGCTGCATTTAACTCATGGGAGCTTACGGTGACAGATGGGAGTGCTCCATCGAGCCTCCATCAGTTCATGGGTGAGTTTTCTAGCTTCTTGTCTCTGTATTTTCATGACAAGCAGCAATCCAAAGTATAGGTGCAGAGATGTACGCGTTCACCGATGTTTTGCTCTTTGCCTTCTGCGTGTCTGCTCGCATGGACTGCGTCTGTTGATTTCAGTGCTGAAAACGACTGAAGCCGAATCCACAGCTTTTCACTTTAAATGCTGTACTCCTGAAGACTGTTCGGAAATGCAAATGAAGAAATCCTAAAGTTTGTtttggcttgtttgttttttcctgaatttttttttatcagtttggCTAAAGGAGTCATTCAGCATGACCCTAGCCTTTctaaaactgcagtttcactGACCAGCTGCTGGTCTGTTTGACCACCTCAAAGCAATATTAACAAAATGTGACTCCTCTTTTCCCAAACCTGTCCTTTTGATATTCCTAACCCTTACACTAGACTGACTGGCAATAGGATTTAATTTTGTTCCACTGTGGCAGAACCTTCGCTATGTTGGGGAAAACAGTGTGACAAGTGAAAAATCACCTGAAGTAACTTTTATTAGCAGTCTTGCTAGTCTTCTAGATTGTCAAGAGAGACCGAGATTTATGAAATGAGATTTATTCCTTTGTGTACAATCAATGTTTTCTAGACTGAGCAGGTGTGTTGTACTGATTGCAAACAAGATATTTATGATGACAAATGAAGTGGTGTCATGGATTGATGTGATATTTTGCCTTCATTCCTCACTCAAACCTGAAAagtcccaccccaccccaaggGAACATAAATTAAAAGTACACATTTTCAGATGCTCTGcctgtattttcttctttttccccttttgtgttgcactgtgtgtgtgtgtgtgtgtgtgtgcgcacttcCTGTTGCAGGTAGATAAAGAGACGACTCTGGAATCGGTTAACTAAACTTTAGTTTTATAATTAACCAGGTATCTAGGATGTATCTTAACCATATAACCGTAATTGCTCTACAGTTACATTTTTGCAGCTATAAATAAGCCAGTTCtgagtatttatttacagtactgtgcaaagcttttgagccacccctcatttctctatattttgcttaaaaaaagaaaaaaaaatggaaagggGGGCTGCGATTTACTGAAATGTGCCCTCAAAAAAGCTTCTTGACAGCTGCCCTTCTGCTGGGagcatttctgatgagacttcagcaaacagcagatggatcaactgaagagtCGGATGCATCTCTTAGGTCTCACGTCAGgtcttttttttcactcaggATTTGTCCTATTTCTAAGGTagattgttttgctttttttttaggcctgacatcttttgtccttcacttgtccagttttttatttattttaaaaacacactccACACCATgatgagatatgccaagtttttggttaatagctctttgggaatcaccttgttggtgcaaaaatactattttatggctgtcaaactgtgtttggcattttttttttttttttttttttttttttgtagattgaactaaagaaatgagaacaaatggtgtgttttgtgacaggctgctagtaaaaaaaaaagtgcctaaagatagaatttaaaattggttattTACCAAGTGTTCTGTTCTGTGTAGACAGAGCACCAACCCTTGAGTAGTGCGCcttggcttaacaaacaaaaaacatacctctgaaaatggtcaggtacaagcaATGGACTGAAAATATGTGAAAGagccaatatccaaagaaaaacttggaAAGACCcccaggaagcctggagaactattgctcaggaACACTTTAAAGCATTGTAaggaagtctggctccttggaagcaaaatgtaaaaaaatggtGGGCGTATCCCACGCGGAAACGGACTTTTGTTTGATTGGTTGAACAGCGTCCCGCCCCTGTGACCGCTGCTTGTCAGACTGTCTCCACTCTGCAAAGGCACGACGTTAAAAACGTAGTGATGTTCAGATAATCCCGCATTTAAAAAGCGCGgtgagtgaaaatgaaaagaatccgctttatttttaaatgttactaAAAGTGTAGCGCCTGCAGgcttcatttgatttttttttttctgtagttaagagcattttttttgtaaaccctTGAATTGAGTTAATCGTTATTATTGCATTTCTGAGTTAGCTTACGCTGTTTTAATATTCTGCACGTGATTTGGTTGTGTAAAGTGCAACTTATGTGCCAATTGTAAAACCATTAAATAACAGCTGTTTCCTCTGCCTCACCTACATATGGAAATAGATGCTTGCTAAATACATTCTGACCTATTCAAAATGATTTCTTCTTGATGTTAGAAGCAGCTCGGTCATTACGGCCGAGCAGTGAGGCTGCCCATCCTTTCTCGCCTCTCCACAGAAGGGCGTTCCCCGGGGAAAATGAGCTGAAATTTAATTGGTGGAGGCGCCGCACCTGCACCTGGGACAGCGGTTTGTGAGACTCACTGCAGAGCGTGCCGGAGCATGCGGCCGGATTGCGTTAGTGGACTTGTTTAGCAGCGATATTTTAAAAGCAAGGTGAGTTAAACTAATGAGAACTCGACTTTTTTCATAAAATGTAAGGCTTTGTTAAAGCGCCGCTCTGTGTTTCATCAGCTGTTGATTTGACTGGGCCTTTGTCGCCACCGGGTAGGCATTTAATTGCAGCTGATATGCCTGCTATGGCTTCCGCTCCCTTTTTGGAAAATAATTTTCTCAGTGATGTTTGGTGTAATGTGATAAGTAAATTGCTTAATTAGAATTTTGACGCAAAGGTTAAGGAGACATGAATTCTTTGTTTTACTTAATCACTTTCGGGCCTTTTGCCTTTTTAGACACATGAAGTTTTCACATATGAATGATGGATGTTGTGATTTAATTTAttctctcccctcctcctctggAATTGTTTTTGTCACATCAGATTTGAGTTGTCAGCTACTGGATACTTCCATCATCTTTGGATTAGCGACAAACAGATGGAGGGAATGCTGATTCTTAAATCGGCTTCTCTTCCCAACTGCTCACCTTCAGACTCCCGTTCTCCTCTGCTGCCAGTGGGTACTCAACAAGATTTGGGTCTCCGATCATCTTCTGAACCACCTGCCATACATGTTACAGCTGtacctccaccaccacctcctcctcctccgcctcctccacctcctcctcctgctatTCTTCCCTCTCCTTTTGGCTCTCGTAATGTTCAAAGACGTTCCATGAAAAAGCTGAACTGGGATACCATTCCCAGCCAGCGCGTCCTGGGCAAACTGAATGTGTGGACGTCTAGTCGGCCCCAGAGGGACCTGGTGCTTGATATTCGGAGCATGGAAGAATTGTTCAGTCACGTAGACAAACGAGCCTCGCTGTGCAATTTAACAAGCCTGAAGAAGTGTGATGGCATAGATCACCTTCCTCAGGAGCCTCAGGTAAATGATCTTAAAGTTGAAGTCCAGTAGCTGATGCAGATGCTCTAAGTTATggacacaaaacacagaaggaACATGTAAGGGAAGTAATGAACAGAGACGGGAACCAAATTCTAAAAGTTCCACACTGATCGTGTTGTCAGAGAGGAACTAGTGAAGTAAAACGGCTTTGAAAGCATTTCAGCTTcctcaaaaaaataataaataaatagcagaTTATCTACTTGTCCTCTTATCTAAATATGTTTGTGGGGAtgtgaaccttttttttaatttatatattttgatttgttttcattttgtcttcagGTCACAATTCTTGACTCCAAAAGAAGTATGAATATTGGAATCTTCCTGAGACATTTTAAGAGGTAATGAAGCCGCTGAAGTAAAATGAAGCATGCCGCTGGTgatgaaaaaaagtcaaacatgaCTGAAACAACAGTGATGGAGCACTGAAATCCAACATTTGAAGAACAGGATACTCAACAAGTACTAAATTAACTTTAAATTGAGTAACTACAGGAAGTGGTGGTCAGGGGAgtgtttttaatgtcaaacaaTCAGAAATGCGGATCTTACATGAGTCACTTACGCTATCCTAATCATAATCCAGCCGGCAGGCTCTTTATCTTAGTCGACTATATGCAAATAAatggaaattaaatttaaacCTTCATTTGAGAGGGTTTAGTACCAGCAGTAAGGGCAACACCTTTTAACTTTTATGACACATTTTATTACATAAATTATAGGAAAGTATATACTGCCTAGTAGGTGAAGCTCAGTGGAGATGATGGGATATGTTCAATGTGTTTGTAGCTGTGAGGGATTGCTGTTGTACTTGCCTTTAGTTCACTTTGACCTTCTGTGTAGCTGGCTCACCTGGGTTCATGTAAACTGCATTAACTGCTGCTTTTTGGGATCTTCTGAGCGGTGATGAGTCACCTTCATTTTTGCccgtacagttttttttttttttcctaaattatCACACAGGCTAACAGTGGAGCCATTTTACTTTATCAAGATGGTGTCAGCTTCAGTCCAGGGTTCACTCAGCTCTTACTTTGAATAACAAATTCCCTCTTAATGCCCGTCAGCAGCTAAAGGCTGTAATGTCAGCTTTAACACCTCAGTCAAATtaaaaaggttttgtttttgtctggtaGTGACTTCATGAAGTTATTGTTTGAAGATGTTTAGTTATAAGCTTTAGTGTTATTGTATTAGGACATATACCTGTAACAAGATTTGGAAAATTCAGTATCAGTATTACAAtcaaaaactgaactttttgtAGCAGCTGACTCAGACATCCAGAGTCTCACTAAACATGCCCATCAAAGCCTCATAAGGTAACTTgggatataataataataatttaccaAATTAACACATATTAAAATCAAGgatgtttccttttttccctaATAGAATCatttcagttgttgttttttttttttgttttcttgtttgttttttcccccaaacatagtttttatattttagttaactgctttgtttttttttttctcacataaaGTCTTAAAATAAATCGAAACTAGTTGGCAGTGTGGAAAATAGAAAACCAACTACTGATTATGATATTTAATAGGTCATGTCTCCCTCTGCAGGCCTGTGACAGAAATTGTACAGGACATTCATGAAGGGAACTGGCTCCGATTTGGAAACGGGAAGTTGAAGGAGCTTTGTAAACTGCTGCCAGAGGAAAGTGAGGTAACAGCAGCTCTCACCTTTGCCTCCCTTTTGTTTAGCTTTGGTCATTTATCATAATATAACCCTAatgattattgtttttgttttgttttgttttttttaaataggcaCAACAAGACCAAATAGCTTCTGAGTTGTATTTAAATAttacctgttttattttaatcaggCAATTCATTTCTTGAGAAATATAAATTTGCAACAGTGTCCACATCTATTATCACATGCATTTTATTTGGGCATGCCAAATTTCTCTTAATTTCATCTTGAAATATATGTATAGTATACCAGGAAATATAGATATAATACTTGTTTATTGAATCATACTCGTGTCAATGCGCAGGTTAAGCTGCTGATGTCATTCAGTGGGAACCTCTCTGTTTTACCTGAGGCTGACCAGTTCATGGTGCAGTTGGTCAAAGTGCCGGGGTGAGTGTGGAGTTTTCCAAAAAGGGgtttcaaaatgtgtttttcttttttctttctttttccttctttgatAACTCTCACatttatgaaatatttaattGCATAATAAATGTTGCTTGAAATTTCAAATGAACTAACTGgctttcaaatattttattatttgtagttattttttattttttttattgttcactttgatttttttattttattttttctagaGATGTCTAGACTCAAAGGGTCAAATAAATAGCATAGCTACTAATGCAGTAATTAGCAGTTATTTCTTGCCTTTAGCTATGGGGAGCGCTTGAAAATGATGGCACTGAGGGAAGAATTTTTTCCTCTTATGGAGGAGGTGAAGAACTCTGTTGCTACCATGTCCAAAGCAGCTAATGGTAATACTTCACACACATCCATTGTTACGCAATCCACTAATTTGGTGGTTATATGAAGTTTTCTTCCCCTTTATTTTCTTCCCTTAGAACTGTTGGACTGCAATGACCTCCACTCAGTCATTCGACTGGTATTAAAAGCCGGGAACTACATGAATGTTGGTATCAAATCATGCCTTTGCCGGCACTGATGTTATACATTTAAGCTGTCTTATTTTGTTCCTTTCGTGTGAACATTACTTGCCATTCGTTTATTATTTAGGGTGGTCACAGTTCCAGCGTCATTGGCTTTAGGATGACTTCTCTTCTCAAGCTGGCAGACACCAAGGCTAACAAGCCAGGCATGAACCTCATGCACTATGTTGCCAAGGTGAGGTGGAGCCTTGAAATACAGGGATTCACGTGCTGAAGGATATCTTGCTATcatgctatttaaaaaaaaaaaaaaaaaaaagtgaatcatCCTAAAAGTCTTgaactctgattggtcagctcaGTTGACTGATGGACTGTCATCTTCAGATTTGAACAGTTCAAAGATTTTCCCTCCAGCTTCATATGCATTGCTCACCCTGCTTTATCTTCCATCCACAGCAAGCAGAATATATTGATGCTGAGTTGctgacttttcccaaccagctTGAACACATTGGGATGGCATCAAGGTGGCTATCATTTTATATCATTGTATTACATTGACAGTGTAATTATACATCAAAAATAGTTTCAGCTGATGTCACATCTGTTTGACATAGAATCAGTGATCAATTCTGTATTGACAAtgtcccccccaccccacccccctccatATTTGTAAATGGTACCAAAGAATTTGTAAAGAGGAGGTCATCTCAGAATTTGAGAGGGAAGTCAAGAAAATCAAAGAAGTGAAATTGTACAGCAGCAGACATCCTGGCCTCTTCCAACAAATGCAGGCATTTTTTATGGTAAAGTTTCTTTTCCattatttgacttttttaaataactgtgtaagattgtgaatattttttgaaatataaaatctctaaataaaaaaaaatgtcttctcaGAGGGCAGAGGCAAAGCTTGCAGAAGTGGGGTCCTCTCTCCAGGAGCTAGATTCTGTGAGCAATGCTGTTGCTGAGTACTTCTGTGAAGACCCAGCTACCTTTAAGCTAGAGGAGTGCTGCTCTATTTTTCACTCGTTTTGCAAGAGGTTTGACACAGCTGTACAGGTAATGCAGTTTTTTGTACTATAAAAATTTAAACAAGGAAGAAACATCAAGGAAAAATTAACTATGTTGTATCAAAGGTGTATCAAGTGCTACTGTATAATCATTTTAGACAGAATTGTTTGTTGACCTTTAACAATTCTGTGCTCTTGCACCCCATTGGCTTACTGCTGCTGTGTTGCATCTTCCTAAATATACAATCTCTTTTTTCACCGTTGTAGGAGAACCGAGAgcgagaggaagcagagaggaggCACAAGCGGAAGGAGAGCATGCGTGTAGCAGGCAAGCGCCGATCCGCAGCATCGGGATCCAATGGTGAATCAGCAAGCCTGGAGTCAGCCCTGCACAGCTTTCTTTCTACAGTCCCAGAAGGGCTAGCCAGATGCAGAAGGAATGCACTGACCTCAACTGAAGGATTGCCCTCTGAGTGCGCTCCCCACATTGAGCCATCAGcagaaaaaactgagaaaaggcCCCATTCTAACCAAGAGAGCCATGAGAAGAAACCATTCAaagtacagaaagaagatgCACTAAtagcaaaaccagaaaacaaggAAGCTGCAAAAGTGGAAGAGATCTCTCTGAATGTGCTTTGCTACCAAAAAAGCACAAACGGTCTTGATGGCGACAGAGTTTCAGGCACCCCTTGTCGCTTACAGAGAGAGCCAGACACAGTCGCTACTCCAAGAACACCTCGGCCTAGAACCAGAGACTACTTCTTTGCCAGCAATGGGGATGTGAGCTCGCCATGGACTATCCTGAGCCCTTTTATTTGTGCTCAAAGAAACAGCCCCCAGCGAAACAGACCAGCCCACCAACGCAGGCTATCATCGACGTACGGTGGCAACAACCTTGGTGATGGAGTCTGGAAGAGCGATGAGGCCAGTGATGAACCCAAATACATCAGTCAGTCATCTCCAACTAGGGCTTCTGGATCTCTTCCTGAATGCCCCAGTCAGAGAGCTTTGCCACAGGGTGCAATCCACAGGTCTCTTTCCGTGGATGAAACTGCACAGTCCCCTACATCTGGCTCCCGACTGGGAGACTTGTCACAGAAAAGCGCATCTCAAAGGTCATACTCCTCTGGCTCAAGGACAGAAATTTTAAGAAAAGAGGGAACTGGAGTCAGTAAGGCTGCAAATAATGCAGAAGGGCAAGTCAGCGCCTCTGGATTTATATCCTTCTTCAGGCGCATTGGAGGCAGAAGCAAACCTGGTGATCTGGAAGAGCAAAATTTCAAAGGATCTAGTacttaatactttttttatttggagATGTAAACCAAGcgttgtctttttttgttaaacttttctgtctttttaatgttcTGGTTTTACCCTTCAGTGGAAACAAGGCAAACATGGACTTGCTTTGAATGGTGAAGGTTTTGATTTTTGAGAGTCAAACCACATTCAAAAATCGCAACAGTTTTCTcactttttagtcttttttgtgTATTAAATAAAGGCTGACATTCTACCTTAATTTTATCTGTAATATTGTGTACTCttaaacagtaaataaacagtaaatTGTCGTCTCTTAAACTGTTATGACATTCTTGGAAGTTTGAGTAATCTCTAGGAGTAACCTCATCTTGGTGATACCTGCTCAATTTCCAGTTAGCCTTTCACCTCATCTAttatttcttctcctttttagTTTGGCTGAACTTTGTATAAGTGGCAAAGGCATAGGGCTTTCAATTTTTCAGGCTTTTAGCAGGAAATATTAAAGCAAGTCCATTTAAAACTTTGATTTGAGCTGTATCTATTTAAACTTTCAGCTGATGCCGTAACTAAAATGAGCCCTTGTTGAGGACACATTGCTGTTGATCTCATGCTGGCCTGGTGTCTCTGCTCAGCAGTAAAGATTTTGGATAAAAAGAGACATTCAGCACGGTTACTTGGGTAACGGGGTTTGTTTACAGCCAGTTGAGCTCTCTCAGTATAATAATGCACTCTTGAACAAACTGCTTAATGCAGGCTCCTTTCTGACTGTTCTGTTGTCCTCCCACATCCATCCCTCCCACTaccaagtgttcagtggggacATTTGCAGTTGCCTGGCATTTCAAATTGAAGGGTAGAATGAATAGATTGGTAGAGGGAGTTTTGGGAAGGTTTGGACAACTTGGTCTGACAAGCTTGTAGCTCTAAGTGTGCAAAGGTTCATTGTCAGAGGTGCTTCATTTCAGAGGATAGCCTTTCACAGAGTGGCGATGGCAGTAAAGGAGCACTACGTAAGCAGCAACTGGCCTGTTTGATGTAAAAGGAGAGCTCCAGAGTACAATCAGGCCATTGTGATAGACTGTTGAGCGCAGTGAGCCTGTCTCATGTGAGTCAACTCCCTAGGACAGGAGGTGACCTGCTGTCTTAGCCAAGTTGCACTCTCACCAGGGCCATGCTAATGATCTGTTTGGAGTTTAGTGTGTCCCACTGAAAGATGAGAAATGAGCGTGTACTGAGAAGAGAAAGGAGGGGGAAACTTGGACTaagtgagagagggagggagacttTCAACTTGTTTTGTGCTGAAGCATTTAAGCAGAGAGGAGCATTTGAGAAGAGAGGCAGCCATTGTCTtcataacacagagaaaactaaATGGGAATGTAGAGGACAACTGAGGAACACGAGACTTAAAGCCATTAAGGTGACAGTGCTGgatgttttttaaatgtgggGACTGGAAGTTGGACCAAAAAGGTAGATTACCATTGAACATACTTCTAGCACGCATTATAATATAGTGGGCAAGTAAATATTGCTcaccagttttgtttttagtctGTGTACAAGTCTTGCTTTAAATTATTCCTACTGAAATTCAATTCCCTGTCACAAAGctctcacagtgtgtgtgtgtgtgtgtgtgtgtgtgtgtgtgtgtgtgtgtggagggggatTGTTGTCTTTGCCTGTGCTGTAAACTTAATACACCATAATATGTACGGGAGTTAAACTGTTTACAAGTGCTGTAATTAGATTTGAGGCTGGAAAGGAAAACCATGAAAAATCCACTCGTGATGAACTGAGAGATATTTCCAGAACTGCACTCTGAATCATATTAAAAAGGTTTAACTCTGCTGAAGCCGAGCCTCCTCTGTGACGCTCCTCTGTAACAGGAAACAAGGACGGTGAAGCTTTGCGGGCCTCATGTGAAACCTAGAAGAAGCAGGAGACTCTGGTTAAAGATGGTTCCGCAAACTCTGCCATCGCATAcatgtgcatttttaaattacacTGAAATGATGAAGTATGGGAACattcaaattttaaatattcacattaataaaatttgaaaatgaaCATGATTAATGTGTATTTACTGTAGGAAAGCAATCAACACAAACAAATTCTTATTCACGAATGTGCATTTAGCACCTTCAACACCTCACAAATAGCCCTAGACATTTTTTCCTGTGCTGTTCTTCTACAGCCCACTCTTGCGTGTTCTTTCGTGGCAGAAGACgtgaaagaagaaataaatgacCCCGACGTGATTTGAACACGCAGCCTTCTGATCTGGAGTCAGACGCGCTACCGTTGCGCCACGAGGTCTCTGCGGATGGTAGACAGGGACAGCCGCTCATGTGGGTGTATGTCTATTTTTGTGCATCTTATTGCgttgttttaaatatttgtgcaaaaaaaaaatcttctcctTAATCGCCGGACTTCCGCTCAgaaagtcttaaaaaaaaaaaggaaagaaagaaaaacttaaaaCGGAGCACTGCTTTGCTTCTGAGATTCCACGCAAGGtcatcatatatatatttaatttagtaAATACTTTCGAACCAAACTTATCTCCCCCACAGCAGTTATCCGATTTTGGTTTTACGCACGGCTGGTGGACGGTACGCGTCTGACTTTAACATAAAAGAAGAGCAAAAGGTGTGCTCGCATGTGCCCTACTTTGCCATTTTATTTGCACGGTATTTGGGCCATCTGTATATGAAATATGAAAGTGTTGCAAGTTCCAAGTCTTTCACTAGATGGTGCAATTTATTCAAGGTTAGTCGTACAGTGCCAAACCAATGAAGACTCCACGAAATGACAGTTGTAAAATTCAAGTTTTTCAGTTTTGCCAAAAGTTATGCAATCTGTTCTAAAGTGGCAGATTGTGTTGTTGATCTCTACGCAACGCAAGAGAACCTGTATGCAAATTAATCGGTAAAACATAATTTCGAGAGTCTAGTTTGTAATCTCGGTGCTTCAGGTTATTAATCCTGTTTTCTATTTAGGGGGAAAGGAAGCTTGGACACTTACCTGCTGACCTTCATTAGTAGCCAGCTTGCTTATTGCAGGATGGATGGGTAAGTACATACAATTCAtataaaaactttcttttttttctttgaccacattcttttttttttttttaaccatcacagTATTTTGTATCATCAATTATTGTCATCACAGTAACATGAGAGCTGCATAGGGCTGAAAATTAGGCAAAAGGCTGTTCTCTTATGAGATGGTTTAAGCATCAGAGAGCTCAAGCAGTGCAGGGCACATTGATTAACAGGGTAAATGTCAGCGCTGGAGCATGCAGTTAATATTAATGTGTTTTCtgatcatttgttttcattccaACTTCAAAGGCTactgctttcatttttgtttttattttgcaagCAGTAGAGGTATTGACAGAGAGAAGCACACATTTTGCATGTTTATCACAGCAGCTTTCACATAGTTGGGTTTGCACAGAACATAAAGATATGCATGCCGAGACGAGAGTGACGAGATCTCTTATTTCAC
The window above is part of the Archocentrus centrarchus isolate MPI-CPG fArcCen1 chromosome 14, fArcCen1, whole genome shotgun sequence genome. Proteins encoded here:
- the fhdc3 gene encoding FH2 domain containing 3 → MEGMLILKSASLPNCSPSDSRSPLLPVGTQQDLGLRSSSEPPAIHVTAVPPPPPPPPPPPPPPPPAILPSPFGSRNVQRRSMKKLNWDTIPSQRVLGKLNVWTSSRPQRDLVLDIRSMEELFSHVDKRASLCNLTSLKKCDGIDHLPQEPQVTILDSKRSMNIGIFLRHFKRPVTEIVQDIHEGNWLRFGNGKLKELCKLLPEESEVKLLMSFSGNLSVLPEADQFMVQLVKVPGYGERLKMMALREEFFPLMEEVKNSVATMSKAANELLDCNDLHSVIRLVLKAGNYMNGGHSSSVIGFRMTSLLKLADTKANKPGMNLMHYVAKQAEYIDAELLTFPNQLEHIGMASRICKEEVISEFEREVKKIKEVKLYSSRHPGLFQQMQAFFMRAEAKLAEVGSSLQELDSVSNAVAEYFCEDPATFKLEECCSIFHSFCKRFDTAVQENREREEAERRHKRKESMRVAGKRRSAASGSNGESASLESALHSFLSTVPEGLARCRRNALTSTEGLPSECAPHIEPSAEKTEKRPHSNQESHEKKPFKVQKEDALIAKPENKEAAKVEEISLNVLCYQKSTNGLDGDRVSGTPCRLQREPDTVATPRTPRPRTRDYFFASNGDVSSPWTILSPFICAQRNSPQRNRPAHQRRLSSTYGGNNLGDGVWKSDEASDEPKYISQSSPTRASGSLPECPSQRALPQGAIHRSLSVDETAQSPTSGSRLGDLSQKSASQRSYSSGSRTEILRKEGTGVSKAANNAEGQVSASGFISFFRRIGGRSKPGDLEEQNFKGSST